GGATACTTCATCAAAGGCGACCTAGAAAATGACCAAATTTACCCCATGATGATGGAGAATCCCCAACTCCGCTGGGGATTTATCCGTAAAGTTTACGCCATCATCACTATGCAATTGCTTCTCACCGCCGCCGTCGCTGCCACCGTCGTCTTCGTCCGCCCCATTCCCACATTCTTCGTCAAAACCACTCCCGGTATCATCGCTTACATCGGCATCGTGATCTTCACTTTcataggttatatatatatatat
Above is a window of Benincasa hispida cultivar B227 unplaced genomic scaffold, ASM972705v1 Contig682, whole genome shotgun sequence DNA encoding:
- the LOC120069920 gene encoding protein LIFEGUARD 4-like, translating into YFIKGDLENDQIYPMMMENPQLRWGFIRKVYAIITMQLLLTAAVAATVVFVRPIPTFFVKTTPGIIAYIGIVIFTFIVLCPLYAYHRHHPWNFILLALFTIGISFSVGISCAFTK